A window of Paenibacillus polygoni contains these coding sequences:
- a CDS encoding ABC transporter substrate-binding protein: MRISKTIIVLFMIMVLLVACSSGSGNEKEVNTNDTPTEDVGKVDSGENADGDGNTDEEAVYSTPEMDFDMGGRTIKIVSWWDMTIGEDNPDNIQRKKNLEALMEKHNFKVEYLAVDYGEYQEKVTASLLAGEPLGDIVRLGKTYAVPALVKQDLLWPIDEYTKNPVAFNQKVTNEYFTYEGRGYGFTENQANLVVGIFYNRTLMNQLGIKPLQDYVDEDNWNWDTFIQVAKEANRDTNNDGKLDTWGLANNSLLEQALYSNNTSLTKGEKQNLDDPATVESLNFVNRIANEQITRPTEGGDWTEPGQFIRQGNTLMYAGALHELNGLKTDMPDYDIGFVPFPKGPSATEYHSAEALFQALTIPKSVENPEQLMYIWEKINDIDSVYDYPDQSSYETVFSTEEDLNNAKMVAPNMLVLDHHTFPNLKFYDFQGELNSGVSVSTVIEKYKGTFQAAIDEVYGN, translated from the coding sequence ATGCGGATCAGCAAAACGATCATTGTGTTATTCATGATAATGGTGTTGCTTGTAGCTTGTAGCAGCGGCTCAGGCAACGAGAAAGAGGTCAACACGAATGATACACCAACGGAAGATGTAGGTAAGGTAGACAGCGGTGAGAATGCAGATGGAGATGGCAATACAGATGAAGAGGCTGTATACAGCACCCCGGAAATGGATTTTGATATGGGTGGCAGAACAATCAAAATCGTTTCTTGGTGGGATATGACGATCGGCGAAGATAACCCAGATAATATTCAGCGTAAGAAAAACCTCGAAGCATTAATGGAAAAACATAATTTCAAAGTGGAATACTTGGCTGTTGATTATGGTGAGTATCAAGAAAAGGTGACAGCTTCGCTCCTTGCAGGCGAGCCTCTTGGAGATATTGTCCGTCTTGGTAAAACATATGCGGTTCCAGCTCTGGTTAAACAAGATTTGCTTTGGCCTATCGATGAATATACGAAGAATCCTGTTGCCTTTAATCAAAAGGTAACGAACGAATACTTCACTTATGAAGGCAGAGGGTATGGATTTACTGAGAATCAGGCGAATCTTGTCGTGGGGATTTTCTACAACCGTACTCTAATGAACCAACTTGGTATTAAACCGCTTCAAGATTACGTAGATGAAGACAATTGGAACTGGGATACTTTTATTCAAGTTGCTAAAGAGGCAAACAGAGATACGAATAACGATGGCAAGCTCGATACATGGGGGTTAGCAAATAATTCTCTTTTAGAGCAAGCTTTGTATTCTAATAATACTTCACTTACCAAAGGCGAAAAACAGAATCTAGACGATCCAGCAACAGTGGAATCTCTTAACTTTGTTAACCGTATCGCTAATGAGCAAATCACAAGACCAACAGAAGGCGGAGACTGGACTGAACCAGGTCAGTTTATTCGTCAAGGAAATACGTTAATGTACGCCGGTGCACTGCATGAACTTAACGGTTTGAAGACGGATATGCCTGATTATGATATAGGTTTCGTCCCTTTCCCTAAAGGTCCAAGTGCAACCGAATACCATTCGGCAGAGGCACTTTTCCAAGCCCTTACCATTCCAAAATCTGTAGAGAATCCGGAGCAGTTAATGTATATATGGGAAAAGATTAACGATATCGATTCCGTATATGATTACCCAGATCAAAGTTCATATGAAACCGTATTCTCAACTGAAGAAGATCTGAACAATGCAAAAATGGTTGCACCGAATATGCTCGTGCTCGATCATCATACGTTTCCAAATCTGAAATTCTATGATTTCCAAGGAGAGCTGAACAGCGGGGTTTCTGTTTCAACCGTAATTGAGAAGTACAAAGGAACTTTTCAAGCAGCGATTGACGAAGTATACGGCAATTAA